The following proteins are co-located in the Paenibacillus sp. JNUCC32 genome:
- a CDS encoding MurR/RpiR family transcriptional regulator: MTPILHIISVEKESLPRQERRLAEFILTAPSEIVHMGIKDLADQCEVSAATVTRFCKNFQCKGYPDFKLKLAAEIAHAEMASRTGNTRYQDIVAGNPLAGIVEAIESNHLTSIRDTTELLDLGQLERAVDALCRAKRIDLYGVATSSIVAQDFYQKLIRIGKNCTAFADSHMQITSASTLTSSDVAVAVSYSGETPETIDALACAKDAGAFTISITSYRSSAISALADITLYSSSLEEGMRRGDMASRIAQLHIIDILFMGMASRDFSTYVPRLEQSYLNVQNYRKSRGGQ; encoded by the coding sequence ATGACACCAATCTTGCATATTATTTCTGTCGAAAAGGAAAGTCTGCCCCGTCAGGAACGACGGCTCGCGGAATTCATTTTGACAGCCCCATCCGAGATTGTGCATATGGGCATTAAGGATCTTGCCGATCAGTGCGAGGTCAGCGCTGCCACCGTAACCCGTTTTTGTAAGAATTTTCAGTGTAAGGGGTATCCTGATTTTAAGCTCAAGCTTGCGGCCGAGATCGCTCATGCCGAAATGGCCTCGCGCACGGGAAACACGCGCTATCAGGACATCGTGGCGGGCAACCCGCTGGCCGGGATCGTCGAGGCGATCGAATCCAATCATCTGACTTCCATCCGCGATACGACGGAGCTGCTTGATCTGGGTCAGCTGGAGCGCGCCGTGGATGCCCTGTGCCGCGCGAAACGCATTGATCTGTACGGCGTGGCGACCTCTTCCATCGTGGCGCAGGACTTTTACCAGAAGCTGATCCGGATCGGAAAAAACTGCACCGCTTTTGCGGATTCCCATATGCAGATCACGTCAGCCTCTACACTGACCTCTAGCGATGTGGCCGTTGCCGTTTCTTACTCCGGTGAAACGCCGGAGACCATCGATGCATTGGCCTGTGCCAAAGACGCCGGCGCCTTCACGATCAGCATCACCTCTTACCGGAGCAGCGCGATCTCCGCCCTGGCGGATATTACGCTGTATTCATCGTCGCTCGAGGAAGGTATGCGCCGGGGTGATATGGCTTCGCGTATCGCTCAGCTTCACATTATAGACATCCTGTTCATGGGAATGGCCAGCCGGGACTTCTCCACGTATGTCCCCCGTCTGGAGCAATCATATCTTAATGTTCAAAATTATCGCAAAAGCCGAGGAGGACAATAA
- the nagB gene encoding glucosamine-6-phosphate deaminase: protein MNIYTFRDEEQFVQTGANLISSLLHTNPRATLGLATGSTPVGLYAKLIEMNRQGLVSFAQTTTYNLDEYVGLPENHPESYRTFMNEKFFNHVDIQMDRTHVPNGNAADPEAECLNYDKMLEEYGPVDLQLLGLGHNGHIGFNEPGDSLSGGTHVVELQEKTRNANARFFPTLDDVPTHAITMGVATIMKARQILLLVRGEDKAEIVHRALTGPITTECPASLLQCHPNVVVLLDQGAGRLLV, encoded by the coding sequence ATGAATATTTACACATTCCGCGACGAAGAACAATTCGTGCAAACAGGCGCTAACCTGATTTCCAGCCTGCTGCACACCAATCCGCGCGCCACGCTTGGATTGGCTACGGGAAGCACGCCGGTCGGGCTCTATGCCAAGCTGATTGAAATGAACCGTCAGGGGCTGGTCAGCTTCGCCCAAACCACGACGTATAATCTGGACGAATATGTAGGCCTTCCGGAGAATCATCCCGAGAGCTACCGCACTTTCATGAATGAGAAGTTCTTCAATCATGTCGACATCCAGATGGATCGCACCCATGTGCCGAACGGCAATGCTGCCGATCCGGAAGCAGAATGCCTGAATTACGACAAAATGCTCGAAGAATACGGCCCGGTTGATCTTCAGCTCCTCGGCCTTGGACATAACGGACATATCGGTTTCAACGAGCCTGGGGACTCCTTAAGCGGCGGTACCCATGTGGTTGAGCTGCAAGAGAAAACACGCAACGCCAATGCAAGATTCTTCCCGACCCTGGACGATGTACCGACCCACGCGATTACCATGGGCGTTGCCACCATCATGAAGGCCCGCCAAATTCTCCTGCTCGTTCGAGGAGAGGATAAAGCGGAAATCGTACACCGCGCATTGACGGGGCCGATTACCACAGAGTGTCCGGCATCGCTGCTTCAATGTCATCCGAACGTAGTCGTCCTTCTGGATCAAGGCGCAGGGAGACTGCTGGTATGA
- the nagA gene encoding N-acetylglucosamine-6-phosphate deacetylase yields MSSERKDSVQLLYGQVLTPDGFCADGVLAIKGEDIAYAGDVSGLPAELKQAAAEVINQPGGYIIPGFIDIHVHGGNGEDFMDASKDVLDKITSFHSSQGTTSMLATTMTAPKAAIDHVLREVNEYRSQGMPYTKLVGAHLEGPFISPKWPGAQNPEHIVHANIDWLEEWVSTYPDLIRQVTLAPEREGALEAISWLSSHGIVAALGHTDATYEEVEAAVEAGLSHGVHTFNAMTGLHHRKPGVVGAMLGDDRLSCEIIADGIHVHPAAIRILARMKQDDNLILITDAMSATGMADGEYTIGDLPVVVENGIATLKSNRDSLAGSTLTMIKGFQLLVREVGLSIEQASRVGSLNPARKIGIDDCTGSLESGKLADVLVLSSDLELQGVWIQGVRKH; encoded by the coding sequence ATGAGCAGCGAACGCAAAGATTCGGTCCAATTGTTGTACGGTCAAGTCTTGACGCCAGACGGCTTCTGTGCAGACGGCGTGCTGGCGATCAAAGGTGAGGACATTGCTTACGCCGGAGATGTTTCCGGGCTCCCAGCCGAGCTTAAGCAGGCTGCAGCGGAAGTGATCAACCAACCCGGCGGCTACATTATTCCCGGATTTATTGATATCCACGTGCACGGCGGCAACGGCGAAGATTTCATGGATGCAAGCAAGGATGTCCTGGATAAAATCACGTCGTTCCACAGCTCCCAGGGAACCACGTCCATGCTCGCCACCACGATGACGGCGCCGAAGGCAGCCATCGACCACGTGCTTCGCGAAGTTAACGAGTACCGCAGCCAAGGCATGCCTTATACCAAGCTGGTAGGCGCACATCTGGAAGGCCCTTTCATCAGTCCGAAATGGCCAGGCGCACAAAATCCGGAGCATATCGTCCATGCCAATATCGACTGGCTGGAAGAATGGGTGTCCACATACCCGGATCTGATCCGGCAGGTGACCCTGGCACCGGAGCGCGAAGGAGCGCTGGAGGCCATCTCCTGGCTCAGCAGCCACGGGATCGTGGCCGCACTGGGTCATACGGATGCCACTTACGAAGAAGTGGAGGCCGCCGTGGAGGCAGGACTGAGCCATGGCGTGCATACGTTTAATGCGATGACAGGGCTGCATCACCGCAAGCCTGGCGTGGTGGGTGCGATGCTGGGCGATGATCGCCTAAGCTGCGAAATCATCGCCGACGGCATCCATGTTCACCCGGCTGCCATTCGGATTCTGGCCCGCATGAAACAGGACGACAACCTGATTCTGATCACCGATGCAATGTCCGCTACCGGAATGGCTGACGGCGAATATACGATTGGCGATTTGCCGGTCGTTGTCGAGAACGGCATCGCCACGCTTAAGAGCAACAGGGATAGCCTGGCTGGGAGTACGCTGACGATGATCAAAGGATTCCAGCTGCTGGTCCGAGAGGTCGGTTTGAGCATTGAGCAGGCCTCCCGGGTCGGAAGCCTCAATCCCGCCAGAAAAATCGGCATCGATGACTGCACCGGATCCCTTGAGTCCGGCAAACTTGCCGACGTCCTGGTGCTCTCCAGCGACTTGGAGCTGCAAGGCGTTTGGATTCAAGGAGTACGCAAGCATTAA
- a CDS encoding YhcN/YlaJ family sporulation lipoprotein, with protein sequence MIKSKALNLTVSAALLLSMAAVAGCGNANDGNTTRTNNVDGGRVGVKSVRNNNLQVRNTQQHDLTNLKYSKTLSKKVSDISGVGPAHVFVTNHTAYVSLSKDGANTNSIDGHVTGLSTPNRYTDGRTTTGMNRTNVRNRTFGTSSTGSVGLLNNIARGTERVVGNTTRAVENTTGLGRTADNRGFGVNGTTTHGGFGGSNYNTLNGTRTNGLMGTNGTRTDGLMGTRTDGLTGTDGLRTNSLTGTRGTTNDTYMGTGINGVPYGTYNNNNMGMMSTREEVPQHVHNEITNKIRKTAPHISQVYVSADEGFYQHARRFGTDGHAANTVGTLSRDFGSWINRVFPLNLGGRNGMNDTRGNLMKNDTDDGWFGGNRNSR encoded by the coding sequence ATGATTAAATCCAAGGCCCTCAACCTGACCGTCTCCGCGGCATTACTGCTTAGTATGGCTGCAGTAGCAGGATGCGGTAACGCCAATGACGGCAACACCACACGTACGAACAATGTGGACGGTGGCCGTGTCGGTGTGAAATCCGTGCGCAATAATAACCTGCAAGTGCGAAACACGCAGCAGCATGACCTGACGAACCTGAAGTACAGCAAAACGCTGTCCAAAAAAGTGTCGGATATCAGTGGCGTGGGACCTGCGCATGTTTTCGTGACGAATCACACTGCCTACGTTTCGCTGTCCAAAGATGGCGCAAACACCAACAGTATTGACGGGCATGTCACAGGCTTGAGCACTCCAAACCGTTATACAGACGGCCGGACGACGACAGGCATGAACAGAACAAATGTTAGGAACCGTACGTTCGGAACTTCGAGCACGGGCAGCGTGGGCCTGCTGAACAACATAGCTAGGGGTACAGAACGTGTCGTGGGAAATACCACGCGTGCTGTAGAAAACACAACAGGGCTTGGTCGCACGGCTGATAACCGTGGTTTCGGCGTTAATGGAACGACAACCCATGGCGGATTTGGCGGCAGCAATTATAATACGTTAAACGGAACACGCACGAATGGACTTATGGGTACTAACGGCACACGTACTGATGGACTTATGGGTACACGCACTGATGGACTTACGGGTACTGACGGTTTACGAACCAACAGCCTTACAGGAACTAGGGGAACGACTAATGACACCTATATGGGAACAGGCATCAATGGCGTTCCTTATGGAACTTACAACAATAACAACATGGGTATGATGAGCACTCGTGAAGAGGTTCCTCAGCATGTTCATAATGAAATAACGAACAAAATTCGCAAAACCGCTCCACATATCAGTCAAGTATATGTTTCCGCAGATGAAGGATTTTATCAGCATGCCCGTCGTTTTGGAACGGATGGTCATGCAGCGAACACGGTTGGTACGCTTTCGCGTGATTTCGGCTCTTGGATCAACCGCGTTTTCCCGTTGAACCTTGGCGGCCGAAACGGCATGAACGACACCCGCGGCAACCTGATGAAGAACGATACGGACGACGGTTGGTTTGGCGGCAATCGAAACAGCCGGTAA
- the rfbB gene encoding dTDP-glucose 4,6-dehydratase has product MKIVVTGGAGFIGSNFIRYMLSQHPNDEFINVDKLTYAGNSGNLSEVRTNPKYRFVKADIRDRAALEPLFKEGVDAVVNFAAESHVDRSILQPELFVLTNVAGTQTLLDLSRQYGVVKFVQVSTDEVYGTLGATGLFTEESPLQPNSPYSASKAGADLMVRAYYETFGLPINITRCSNNYGPYQYPEKLIPLIIYNALHNKPLPVYGDGLNVRDWLYVEDHCRAVDLVLRQGVDGEIYNIGGHNERNNLQVIRTILSELNKPETLIQHIQDRPGHDRRYAINADKIRKELGWAPQYHYESGIRETIRWYQENMAWVEQVLEKSADSGH; this is encoded by the coding sequence ATGAAGATCGTTGTCACAGGCGGTGCGGGATTTATAGGCAGTAACTTTATACGATATATGCTGTCTCAACATCCGAATGACGAATTTATTAATGTGGATAAACTAACGTATGCCGGCAATTCAGGAAATCTGAGCGAGGTGCGGACGAATCCCAAATATCGTTTTGTGAAAGCGGATATCAGAGACCGGGCAGCTTTAGAACCCCTCTTTAAGGAGGGGGTTGATGCGGTCGTTAATTTTGCGGCTGAGTCCCATGTCGACCGCAGCATTTTGCAGCCTGAATTGTTTGTCTTGACGAATGTGGCAGGAACTCAGACGCTCCTCGATCTGTCGAGGCAATATGGAGTCGTCAAGTTTGTCCAGGTCTCTACTGATGAAGTCTATGGCACGCTGGGAGCCACCGGCCTATTTACCGAAGAATCACCGCTTCAACCGAACAGTCCGTATTCTGCAAGCAAAGCAGGCGCCGATTTGATGGTTCGAGCTTATTATGAAACGTTTGGATTACCGATCAATATCACGCGCTGTTCAAATAATTACGGCCCATATCAGTATCCAGAAAAGCTAATACCGCTTATCATTTACAATGCTTTGCATAACAAGCCCCTTCCGGTATACGGCGACGGTTTGAACGTTCGCGATTGGCTGTACGTGGAAGATCATTGTCGAGCTGTTGACCTGGTTTTGCGCCAGGGCGTCGACGGCGAAATATATAATATCGGAGGACATAATGAACGGAATAATTTGCAGGTTATTCGAACGATCCTGTCTGAACTGAACAAACCCGAAACCTTGATTCAGCATATCCAAGATCGTCCCGGACATGACCGCCGTTATGCGATAAATGCAGATAAGATAAGGAAGGAACTCGGTTGGGCTCCTCAATATCATTACGAAAGCGGCATTCGTGAGACGATTCGATGGTATCAGGAGAACATGGCTTGGGTGGAACAAGTGCTTGAAAAGTCAGCAGACAGCGGTCATTAA
- the rfbC gene encoding dTDP-4-dehydrorhamnose 3,5-epimerase yields MKITDTKLQGVKRIEPAVHQDHRGFFMESFNDRVLKGCGINDHFIQDNHSMSREAGVIRGLHYQLSPEGQTKLIRVVSGAIYDVVVDIRSGSPTYGQWQGFILSAANFIQLLVPKGFAHGFCTLVHDTEVIYKVDAYYSPEHDRGIAWNDPDLNIDWPVNKPVLSEKDSKHPRLALAENNYIYEG; encoded by the coding sequence ATGAAAATCACGGATACAAAGCTCCAAGGCGTGAAACGGATTGAACCGGCCGTTCACCAAGACCATCGGGGATTTTTTATGGAAAGTTTCAATGATCGAGTTCTTAAAGGATGCGGCATTAACGACCATTTTATTCAGGACAATCACTCGATGTCACGTGAGGCAGGTGTTATTAGAGGGCTGCATTACCAACTGTCTCCCGAGGGACAGACGAAATTGATCCGCGTTGTAAGCGGGGCGATCTATGATGTGGTCGTTGATATTCGGTCGGGCTCCCCTACCTATGGACAATGGCAAGGTTTTATCTTATCCGCAGCCAATTTCATTCAACTTCTCGTTCCCAAAGGGTTTGCCCATGGTTTCTGTACCCTTGTTCACGATACGGAGGTCATATACAAGGTCGATGCTTACTATTCGCCAGAGCATGATCGGGGAATAGCCTGGAACGATCCGGATCTCAATATCGATTGGCCTGTGAACAAACCTGTTCTCTCTGAGAAAGATTCAAAGCATCCTCGATTGGCTTTGGCAGAAAATAACTATATATACGAGGGGTGA
- a CDS encoding ATP-grasp domain-containing protein yields the protein MRKLLVLGAGISQLPLIETAKRMGLYVIVVSRQGNYPGFAKADKVYYEDTTHMDKIVEIARHEGIHGICTTGTDVAVKSIGRVVDELGVSGLSYESALLSSNKWKMKQAFMKHGVRTARFLKVQTLQEAYSAFEVLSPPLIFKAVDGGASKGIVKVADMAHVEYAFETVRKDTKLDFFIVEEFIEGTEFGAQAFVYDNQIQFIMPHGDFVFYGDTGVPIGHYVPYELPEEVQQDLFSQLKQSIEALELNHCAINADFILKDGHVYVLEIGGRAGATCLPELVSTFYGFDYYEQIIKAALRMNPSFPSHTSQPCACELLISDKDGDITGLENGNEQHENIIQISFDYHIGEKVNKFRVGTDRIGQIIVKGDRLEEVLSLLEEVKEKIRIDLG from the coding sequence ATGAGAAAACTGTTGGTTCTAGGTGCGGGAATCTCCCAGCTCCCATTAATTGAAACCGCGAAAAGAATGGGATTATACGTTATTGTTGTGAGTCGACAAGGAAACTATCCCGGGTTTGCCAAGGCAGACAAGGTTTACTACGAGGATACGACCCATATGGATAAGATTGTCGAAATCGCCCGGCATGAAGGAATTCATGGAATCTGTACAACGGGTACGGACGTGGCCGTCAAGTCGATCGGCAGAGTCGTGGATGAATTGGGAGTAAGCGGATTGAGTTATGAATCCGCTCTACTCTCCTCAAATAAATGGAAGATGAAACAGGCTTTTATGAAACATGGCGTACGAACGGCACGATTTCTGAAAGTCCAAACCTTGCAGGAAGCTTACAGCGCTTTCGAAGTATTGTCGCCGCCGCTTATCTTTAAGGCAGTGGACGGGGGAGCAAGCAAGGGCATTGTGAAGGTTGCCGATATGGCCCATGTGGAATACGCATTTGAAACCGTGCGCAAGGATACGAAACTGGATTTTTTCATCGTTGAAGAGTTTATTGAAGGAACCGAGTTTGGCGCACAGGCATTCGTCTACGATAACCAAATTCAATTCATCATGCCGCACGGGGATTTCGTCTTTTATGGGGATACCGGTGTTCCCATCGGTCACTATGTCCCATATGAATTGCCCGAAGAAGTGCAGCAAGATCTGTTTTCCCAGTTGAAACAAAGTATCGAAGCGTTGGAATTAAATCATTGCGCAATCAATGCGGATTTTATTTTGAAAGACGGGCATGTGTATGTTCTTGAAATCGGAGGCAGAGCAGGAGCTACATGCTTGCCCGAACTGGTGTCCACTTTCTATGGATTCGATTACTATGAGCAGATCATCAAGGCTGCTCTTCGCATGAATCCGTCATTTCCCTCTCATACTTCACAGCCTTGTGCGTGTGAATTACTGATCTCCGATAAAGATGGGGATATTACTGGACTTGAGAACGGAAATGAACAGCATGAGAATATTATTCAAATATCATTTGATTATCATATAGGCGAGAAGGTAAATAAATTCAGGGTTGGCACTGACCGAATCGGCCAGATCATCGTGAAAGGGGACCGTTTGGAAGAAGTGCTGAGCCTGCTGGAAGAAGTTAAAGAGAAGATAAGAATCGATTTAGGTTAG
- a CDS encoding DegT/DnrJ/EryC1/StrS family aminotransferase: MDHKLIPVLQPSIGQEEIDAVADVLRSGWLGLGPKTEQFEQEFAKYVGSRFAVALNSGTAALHLAMDILGIGPGDEVIVPSITFISTVHAVSYVGATPVFADIEPDTMNISPEDIKRKITDKTKAIIVVHMGGHPCDMDTIHELAHANGIKVVEDAAHACGAEYKGKKIGSVSDITCFSFHAVKNLTSGEGGAITCNTEWMNRKLREKRWVGISRDTWIRSSHEKVYAWQYFVDDVGYKYHMNDMQAAIGLVQLNKLSQLNGRRKEIAARYQSELKDLEWLELPREQPYAQSSWHLFQVKFSKESQRDRMIGHLQEHNIATGVHYYPCHLHPSYLHLKAIVPLSSEIWKRILTLPIHPNITEEDLDRIITRIREFKP; encoded by the coding sequence TTGGACCATAAGCTGATACCCGTTCTTCAACCGAGTATAGGTCAAGAGGAGATCGACGCTGTAGCAGATGTTTTACGGTCAGGATGGCTTGGACTTGGCCCCAAAACGGAACAGTTCGAGCAGGAATTTGCCAAGTATGTCGGCAGCCGTTTCGCGGTTGCGCTCAATTCCGGTACGGCCGCGCTCCATCTGGCCATGGACATTTTGGGTATTGGGCCGGGTGACGAGGTCATCGTGCCTTCCATCACGTTCATATCCACAGTCCATGCGGTTAGCTATGTGGGAGCAACGCCGGTTTTTGCGGATATTGAACCCGATACGATGAACATATCGCCGGAAGATATCAAGCGGAAGATAACAGATAAAACCAAGGCAATTATCGTCGTTCACATGGGCGGGCATCCCTGCGATATGGATACCATCCATGAGTTGGCGCATGCCAATGGAATCAAGGTAGTAGAAGATGCTGCGCATGCATGCGGCGCGGAATATAAAGGCAAAAAGATCGGCTCCGTCAGCGATATTACCTGCTTCAGCTTTCATGCCGTCAAAAATTTGACGAGTGGTGAAGGCGGCGCAATTACCTGCAATACCGAGTGGATGAACCGTAAGCTGCGTGAGAAGAGGTGGGTAGGCATTTCCCGCGATACGTGGATACGGTCGTCACATGAGAAGGTGTATGCCTGGCAGTATTTCGTTGATGACGTAGGATACAAATATCATATGAACGACATGCAGGCTGCCATCGGGCTCGTTCAGTTAAATAAGCTGAGCCAATTGAACGGAAGACGAAAAGAAATAGCGGCTCGTTACCAATCCGAACTGAAGGATTTGGAATGGCTGGAACTTCCTCGTGAACAGCCGTATGCTCAAAGCTCCTGGCATTTGTTCCAGGTTAAATTCAGCAAGGAAAGCCAGAGGGACCGTATGATTGGACACTTGCAGGAACACAATATCGCGACGGGCGTCCATTATTATCCGTGCCATCTGCATCCGAGCTACCTGCATCTCAAAGCGATCGTGCCGCTCTCCTCGGAGATCTGGAAAAGAATTCTGACCCTTCCTATTCATCCGAACATTACGGAGGAGGACTTGGATCGGATCATAACCCGTATAAGGGAGTTTAAGCCATGA